Proteins found in one Oncorhynchus gorbuscha isolate QuinsamMale2020 ecotype Even-year linkage group LG15, OgorEven_v1.0, whole genome shotgun sequence genomic segment:
- the bola1 gene encoding bolA-like protein 1 — translation MLPSVLRCACPISTTLAFTRPLAHFRPHMAPDPDRPVEGAIRTKLTQQLEPEHLEVHNESHMHAVPPGSESHFRVLVVSPHFDGLSLLQRHRLVNETLAEELKSCVHALAIQAKTPLQWGSNPSIVKSPPCMGGSKGDHTVEEKLKAGRD, via the coding sequence ATGCTGCCCAGTGTTCTCCGCTGTGCTTGTCCAATCTCCACCACCCTCGCCTTCACCAGGCCCTTAGCCCACTTCAGACCCCACATGGCTCCTGATCCCGACCGCCCCGTGGAGGGGGCCATACGGACCAAGCTCACCCAGCAGTTGGAGCCAGAACACCTGGAAGTCCACAATGAGAGCCACATGCACGCCGTGCCCCCTGGATCCGAGTCCCACTTTAGAGTCCTGGTGGTCAGCCCACACTTCGACGGCCTCTCCCTGCTACAGCGCCACCGCCTTGTCAACGAGACCCTAGCCGAGGAGCTGAAGAGCTGTGTCCACGCGCTGGCCATCCAGGCCAAGACACCCCTGCAGTGGGGCAGCAACCCCAGCATAGTCAAGAGCCCACCCTGCATGGGAGGATCCAAGGGGGACCACACGGTGGAGGAGAAACTCAAGGCTGGACGGGACTGA